The Cydia splendana chromosome 2, ilCydSple1.2, whole genome shotgun sequence nucleotide sequence GGTCAAAAACTGAAAAATGGAGGTTGAAACTTGTGGAAACCTCGACTTGctaatcttatcttatcttattttatcTCACATTGCTGCCCCAAATGCCCGGGCGCTGCGTAACTATACTGCGCGCGCACTGTAAACCTATGCTTCACTGTCTTTATATTAGGTACCCAGgaagttcttcttcttcttcttatagACGTTCTATGGATGTTCCGTTTCGCCTAGGCACGTGTCCAAAGAAGTTGAGGATCCGAGTTTTGACCGTAGAAAGCAACCGCAACCCAGGAAGTTAATTGCCTGCTGTTactaaaaattatattaaattcaaTGTTCAAAATGGAGCCTCCATATTCTTTGCACTAGATATAAAACTGGTGTTTTTATGAAACGAATCACATTTTATAACAGCAACAAAGACCAGTGTGAAGCGTCTTTAAAACAGGAAATCATTTTTAAGAGAAATTAAGGAATCACCGTGTCCATGtacttattgaaaatgttgacGCGTCCTTCGCATTATGAGTGACTTAATgctatagtacctacatataaagcTACCTAGACCTTTCACTAAACTTTTTGTAACTGGTTGATAAGGGTAGGTAAGTGTTATAGAAACTTGTTGAGGCATAATAGGCCTACCACGCGTCGGGGTGTTATTAAACTAGCAggcacatttttattttataattacctACGAACCTGATTTAATATTAGTctcacggctcgattcggaaaatgcattagatttctactagacttcaacaagttacgatacggataaattaaagatatttgtaagatagatatgtaaaatttgacgtttccgcgattctggaggtcctcttgaacgatttctactagacttcaacaagttattacgatacggataatttaaagatatttgtaagatagatatgtaaaatttgacgtttccgcgattctggagatcctcttgaacgatttcgacaagttatcacttagatatccaagtcacatctagtcgatatctaaggtagatctagttgatctctaaatcgtctcaagatcttgtgattatctcgaaatccgaataggcctgtcagtGCATTTTTAGTAGCTGAAAAAAAGTGTGAGCGAGACACACTGAGATTAATGATTATGTGTTAATTTGATGTGATGTGAGGCTCAGTTAGTCTTGTAAAAAGTAAATAAGTGCAAACGAGGTACACTGAGAATGACGCCAAgtcaatttaataataaaaaaaatagacgtGTATTTTTTTACGCTCGACCCCAGAGCTATAGGACActtggataggtctttaaaaactgacaccatggtctaataaaacatggtcttctcttcccagagtgtcacgggcctacgtcacaataacattgccactttatttcaacataacatgttacatgggtacattatacctatggttaataagttaaaatatttctttataattttataattttcatttatattggtatttatcttaaattttacaataacacgttatttttaattattcgttagcaatatcttccgattcacgaaataaatttcagacgttcgggtaattctgtttatactaccggcaacacaggatagcgcagtcacatttgacaattcgtaTCTAGATTACTTCATGCCCTggccttgtcgaacgcgtgttaatagttatttccttctcgctcagtgtcagcagtcgcagtgttttccaaacttttcacgtcgtaagcttggtaattaatgtgtaactgtgaattagtttttcaaacgtttgtcttgtatagataaataaagtttaatttaatacattacatttgttttattttactatgtttctacatgaataacttaaaattaatgccgttaaaataattttcaccgttggttaaaattctcccacattttaaagtttgagaacctgtaaacagcatgatgacgtaggcccgtgtcagttaggttatacgcgaatctcggaagagagtaccaggcggaatatattattataccatgactgaCACAATACAtacggccgtattcgaacaatgcttctatGATATCACTGCGGAACgacctgtcagtgtcaaaagtgacatcaatcaaaaacgtcacttttgacactgacagatcggtatcgatCGTACCGCCGCAGTGATCTCTTAGAAGCATTTTTCGAATTGGGCCGATTGTTTTAAACAAATACATATCTCGAGTACCTACTTTGTAGGCGATTAGGTTTCTACACAGGGAGGTAGTACCAGAATAGATCTGCGCTAAATCTATCCACTGAGGTCCCAACGCAGACATTATACATAAATAGTTACATAAAATAGTTTCATTCAAGTAAATGCGTTTTGTTTACCTATTGTGCGAAACAAATGTGAAGACGGGTCTTAGCAACATAGTAAGAAACTGTAATGACGCTGACAAACTGAAACTTTCCAAGTTAAATTCGAGCTTAATATGTAAAGTGTCACAGAGCAGATTAGCGACGTGCCAAGCACAATGAAATTCCCGCTCGGGTAAGTTTCGGGAACTATTGTTCCAGGATTGGACCATTTCCCCTATTCACCGGCGTATTGTAGGTATAATTATGTATCTGTGACGGACAGTTCTAAGTTCTAATgcgttattgttttgttttaaggTCAGGGTAAGGTCGGGGTACAATTGTTTGAGGAggatatttacttaaatactttGGTAATTGAACATTAAATTAGGAGCTCTATAgaataatttaacaatgtagTTACACAACAAAGTTTCCGGACGTATTAAGTTTAACGAGTTTAAAGTAACTTCAGCAGTTTTGATAACAATTACGTTACAggcataataaaaatatataaatatgtttatttcgAGTTTATTGTTGTACCTTTACCCATATGGAAACGTCACatgaaatttaaatataaatcaattTCTTTGAGAATGCTACGGTATTCAAAgtcaaaacacaaaataagtttGGTTCCAAAGGAAAGTTAGGTATgactaaatttaattaatttgtacaAACGTTTGTCAAAAACCTTTTTAAGGGCGCTGAAGCTTTTAATTCCAATGCACAATTCGCTTTTAATTAGAATTCCACCTACCTAAATGTAAACATAAATACCAACCATTCCACGAGCACTCCTTTCATAACATTCACcatagttaataaataaattccaTAATACGGAGAAAACATAAATGAACATTTCGgcagcaaaataatatttatatgctTGTATAATACATAAAGTGTGGTTGTAGttgaataaatatatttagcattttattaaaAGGATTTATAATTATCCTTTCcacaatttcaattttaattaacTTGTCATTtagggttacatatcagaataccgaagactgatttacctaatgttgaatcacctatgcttgattcacctatttttaaattacttatagatcattttacctaaacattgactgacctcagtttataatacctaagctcaaataacctaatggacgaaacacctaatgcacgatatacctaatgcacgttttacctactgcacgtttcacctaaagatattatacctaatgcacgaatcacctatagccgatttacctaatggacgatacacctaaagctgatatacgtaatgaacgatgtacctaaacttgatttacttaatggacgaaatacctaaaactgttaaacctatcgcgCGAAATACCTATAGTTGATATACctcctgaacgaattacctaatgtcgatatgcctaatgcactgaatacctaaagtctatatacctagtacaaaattcatatcattttgccgaatgatcaagtgGCAACTTGTAATACTAATTTTTTAAACTAAGGTTCACCGAAGGAGATTAAACAAACAACCCGATAGTGGACAGAAACAATTTAATTGTCGGGCTAGTTAAGATTACACTTTTAAGCTTAATCACTATTTGATGACTTATTGGTAGtaaattaaattctaaatttatGTCTATATAACCAGGTTTTAATTATCGTTGGTGATACTTGGTCGATTGCGCTATTTGATAGTTAATACTAAAAGgtgaatagttttttttttttttttttttttttttttttttttttttttttttgctttgcaTTGTATTGAtgtttatattatacctaatataattttatatattaatatatcttaaaacaGGTAACTCATTGGTACACTACCAAGTTGGTGCAGAATTAGATAGGCATTAGCCTAATAatagtaaagaaaaaaaaaagatggcGCCACTGATCTTCAACAGTCAACACAAGCTGCCAACGTCCATCATTCCGCCGGATATGCACGTACTTCACAGTTGTTATTGTTTCATGAATTATGTACATTATAAATTAACGcttattatagttattaatAATATTGGCACATTACATTCGACGTAAGATCAACTCAGTTGCTTGAAGATGTTATCTTTCAGTTCGAAATATCGGTCGAACCGTATCTTGGCGTACCTTCCAAAATCGAAATCAATATCCGAAAGTTCGAATTGCACCAATGACCACGCCCCCCACATAAAATGGGAGGCCAACGCCAGGTGCTGGACTTCCTCGTACACTTTCTCCACTGCCCTTTGGTCTGGTGAATCCACGTTTAAAAACTCCGCCAAATACGCAGCTATCCAAGACATTTGGAACTCTTTGCTAGGATATTTGCCGTAGTCGATATCATCTATTGACAACCCAACAAATTCATTGAAATGATTTGCAATGTCAAACGCTTGATAATTATAAGCGGCGTATTCATAGTCTATAAAAGATATAGTTCCTTCATCTTGGTTGTGGATAACGTTTCCTAGAAGTAAATCATTGTGAGCAAACACGATCGGGCTCTCGGTTTTTGTTACATACGACTTTAATCGCTCGGATTCTATCCTTAGTCTGGTTAGTGAGCCAAAGCTATCGACAAATCTCTTCTGTTTAGTTTCGTCTGTAAATGGTTCtggtaataaatttaaaaattgatCAATTTTATCCCATACCATTGGATTTTTTGTCACCTCAGGTCCTAACTGAACTTTATGCATTTTCGCCATTTGCTTTGCCACTAGTGGCCAAACTTTTGAATCTAAAACAGTGTCCACATTCAGAGTTACTCCTGGGTAGTATTGATAAGCCAATCCATTTTCAAATATACCATATATTTTAGGTGCCAAGCCGAGAACATTGAGTTTCTTTATGTTCCTCAGTTCAGCAGTTCTGTCAATAATTAAATCCGTTTTATTTCCATAGATACGAACGAGCACAATATTATTTCCACCCTCCTGGAAAATTCCGGGTACGGGATTAGTTCCACTGACTCAGGTCACGCCAAGAATCCGTGGTCCGTGCCACGTGAGAGTTCGTTTCACATAGGAACACAGGGTTTCCATGCGTAACCCTTTGGGGCCACATTACAGCACAACACTCAGCGTTATGCGGGATAATTTTATGCGACCGCATGGCGCGCCATACAATTTCTGACGAAAGTATAGGAACGACGCCTTACCTGTCGGATCAATCCCTAGTGTCAATGGGCTGTCAAGTTGACAGCGATTCCGCGTTGCCAGGGAGATAATTCCGAATCCCTTCGACACCAGTTCGGTCGATAACTAGTTCTtaccaaaataattattataattctcGATGAACGGGTAGAAATGTATAGATTGTCGAGTCTTCCTTttcttttcttaaaaaatatcatACCGTGCTTGTCCAGCAGCGCTTACCACGCTCTGGTTTAATTTCCGTATTTAGAATTTCACGTCAGTTTGGTTAAATGCCTTGGGATTGTAACCCTGGCAACATCGAAAAAGAGGCCCTCAGGAGACAGTGATTCCGCCATTTTTCACTAGGATTTTCTTCCCCGACCCAGCCGAGCTCggctttaaattaaatatttgggacAACGTTCTCATCTTTGCTGCCCTCAGTGTGTGATCGTGCCTTGCGGTTAACCCGTTTCCCGAAAGGGCGAGCCAGGCGCGTCCTGGGCTCTCCGGAGTTGACATTCGCTCACTCATAAACCCCCGCAAGACGATTTTCCTCCGACAGGAGGTGTCTACTAGGGGCGCGGCCTTTGGTAGGCCAGATCCTGTACCAGTCGACCTGTGCAGCTGGCCCCGCCAGAGTCGGAGCTATTGGAACCTCCGGCCATCTGGTCGAGAGAGCCGTCGACTGTCGCTACAGTGCAGCTAAGCCTTTCACTATTTTTCCCTAAACTGCGATTTTGGACTATTCACCTTTTAGTATTAACTATCAAATAGCGCAATCGACCAAGTATCACCAACGATAATTAAAACCTGGTTATATAGACataaatttagaatttaatttaCTACCAATAAGTCATCAAATAGTGATTAAGCTTAAAAGTGTAATCTTAACTAGCCCGACAATTAAATTGTTTCTGTCCACTATCGGGTTGTTTGTTTTATCTCCTTCGGTGAACCTTAGTTTAAAAAATTAGTATTACAaactccacccaataaatcgtatgatttcccaaccttacagtagaaactgtttgtttggataacaacttaaaaatacactttttgaaacgctactttttaggtagtagaatgatttcgtAAGTCTAATAGAAAATTAGTTATATTTTCTTATCttgtcaaaaacttaatttttgtaagttaacatcatgacgattaaataaaagtcggttttggcactgtttggtcgcagttaacctaacacgctccttctcgctttgctcgtcgtcgcacctatctcgactctgtcaaatgactagaccttatattataataaaaaatagtaagccaattgaatgatttggctttcctaataatattctactaaacaagaattatatttttgattttaggtatttcgttcattaagtgcatcgacttcaggtatttcgtgcattaggtgtatcgagtttaggtatttcgttcattaagtatgataactttaggtaattcgatcatcaggtataccgactttaggtaattcatgcagtaggtatgttaactttaggtaattctaTCATTAGGTATACTTAGTTTagttatttcgtgcattaggtatatcaacattaggtgtttcgtgtattaggtatattagctttaggtatttcgagtattaggtgtttcaactttaggtaaatcgtccataggtattctgagcttaggtaaaccaattgtaggtaaaacgtgcaataggtaattcgttcattaggtgttatgagctaaggttaattgatcattaggtattttaaaaaataggagaaacgagcataggtgattcaacattaggtaaatcgattttcggtattctgatatgtaacctcaTTTAGTTATTAATTCACAAATTGCAAACAAAAATGCACATGGTGAAGAAAATAAGTAGTCTTaatttaattgattccattgtgttaccaaaTAAAGTGTTTGTGTTTTAAATTAAGTTCATATAAAAAAGtaagaattatttttatacattattaaGTATCTAGACGACTCCCACACTACGCTATGCCTGTGAAGAGTCAGCTACATGCGTAGAGTAACCAAGAAATAGGTAGTGACTTGAAAAATTAGATAAAAAGTGTCTGCAAACTTACAGctgttaaataatacaattaattaatgtatattatgtatatcgttatctgagtacccacaacacaagctttcttgagcttaccgtggggcttagtcaatttgtgtaaaaatgtccttaatatttatttatttaataaatacagttttaaattaaatggtAGCAAATGTAAATGatataattgtaatttttaaggTGTCCGAAAATTATTTAAAGTCGCTTCCTATATTTCGATCATcctaaaaaatctatttactaATACTTATTAAGTAGCTATATTTGCTATATGAGTTGAAAGCTTTACAATAATCTAGATTATTTTGCTTTACCTACGGGTAATTTTGAAtttcattattttcaaaaaaactgCTTTGCACAAACAGAACTACACAGAATACTTCAAGTAATCGCTTTAAATCAAACATAATCGTAATCATAAACGTTGCCACAATTTTCatattatgtacttaaataattcATTATTGCACCAGTTATTACATAAACCAATCAATCGTCTTATCCAACAATCCCAAGCTTTTCAGATTAATGAAATTATTACTTGATATTACCCACTTAACTATTTAAACGTCTCTTCATGTAACACAAAATGATCACGTCACGACATCGGCAGGGGTCTCTATAGAAAGGCCTGTAATAATGCAGGTATTAATTTTGAGATTAAACTTAACGTTGAGCTTCATTCTCTCAGGGATTCGCGATACATTGTACAGAAGAATTACGTCATATTCAGTTCCTAAAGCTATTTATCTAAGGGAGGATTTACTTTACGCCTCAAGTCGATGATGTTTGCAACAGTGTTATGTTTTATGGcacaattaacacattcaacaccaagaacccgactgtcgggtacactgttcgtagcgactacgcgctacatacgacgaaaccgtggctacgcgctacgagcgtaaataaatacataaatatattataaggacatgttttacacaaattgattgactaagccccacggtaagctcaagaaggcttgtgttgtgggtactcagacaacgatatatatataatatgtatataaatacttaaaataggtacatagaaaacaaccatgactcaggaacaaatgtctgtatcatcatacaaataaatgcccttaccaggattcgaacctggaaccatcggcttcataggcagggtcactacccactaggccagaccggtcgtcaacccgtagcacttagtggtattgaatgtgttaacaatGTAATAACAAAATGGAAGTTTAATTACTTTTCTTAGGTCCATAATATAACAAGATTTTATAAACTGCTGGGAACAACTCTTCTCATTCTCTGTGAGAGACTAACATGCAAAGTGCTTGTTTTTATACTTTGAAAAAGTAGAGCACTTTACTATAATAAATAGTAACGAAAGATATTCCagagaaaatacattttcacctcagcagctcgaacaagggtactttgcttcttaaaaacagtgagcaaaatgcgattttgctcactaagtcattttgtctcactcagtgagcaaaatcgcattttgctcactgaatgagacaaaatgagtgagcaaaatcgcattttgctcactgagtgagacaaaatgtcattcaagtgatctttatagtcaaatatcatttcaacatgcggggtctaataaagttcgatatacttgggttctattatctctgtccctctaggtatgttctcactgcttagggtgaaaaattttgtgtactacacgagatcaaagttatttacatctcgtgcgcttttgaatcccttactacgctcaagattctaaattagattcactcgctacgctcgtgaatctattatagaatctttcgcttgcacgggactcaaaataattagcactcgaagaaatatcaaactttgatctcttgttgtacaaataactatttctcgCTATGTTGATTATTATTTGCTATTTCTAAAAATTGCTTACAAATATAAAAGTTATACCATTAACGTTTAAGTTGGGGGGTTTTGCAATTTGTTTATTTCCTGTTTTTAAACATGTACttttaataggtaagtatataatatacctaacaTAGTTCACCGGTTTTATTTCTCTTGACAAAGATCATTTTGACGTCCTactacagtaaagggccataaagtttgcacatcggaatttcggcttcgtagagcgttgtctctttcattctcgttgcctccaatattctctttctaaataccgatgtgcaaactttatggccctttactgtacatAGTGTAGGTACGTGGACCCTGAATAAAACATGATATATGTTATCAACTCCTCTCTCATGTAAATGTTAGAAGATATATGGGGCGGCACGTACATTGGGCAAGCATAATGACACATCACAGATTATGATAATTTTGTCCACTCCAGTAGAATATTTCTCATAGGTAAAATATTTTACCAATTTGAGATCCAAAAATACCGTGGGACTAGGTTGATTTGTATAAGATTCTCCCATGatattattaagtataaaaaataggaattaagtaggtacttttatgtaaataaatatgttaggTTAATGAATATACTCTGGTAAACACactttgtcagtaaaaaaaggcgccaaattaaattttctatgggaggtcTAGCCTTcttgcctacatttttcaatttgccgtctttttctattgaaaaaaaggcctgtcaaaaaataaacacattaTTTTGTCATTATCCCGTCTCATTGACATTTTTTGGTCAGAAAgaccaaaaataataataaaaggttttattttttaagttttattaataaGTGGGTAGTCGAAGTAGGAAACGTAAGAATTTAATTCTGacagatgatatgaaacgagcACCTGTCGTTTAACTGATACCCATAGCTTCACACATGAGATGTTTAATTAAAttactaaataattttaatacgaGTATAATGGAGAGAGGCATACTTAGTGGGAGGGGTAGGCGAAAGTGAGAGAGAGGACGCATCAGACCTATAGAAAAGAAATTTGCGAGGGAAGAGTCAAATATATGAAGATGCACTTTCTATATTTCAATATTAGTCTATGATACCCAGATAACATAAGAGATGACTCAGTAATTTTCAAAGCTTGCTGGATCTAGCCTTCACGCATGACTTGGCGTTCTGCGGTAAATTTGCCATGCTACAGTGCTCGGTTTGAAAATCTGATATAAGTTTAGTAATGGAAAAGTGCATGACTATGTTGTAATTACAACACAATTATCACAGAATTATTTCCATCGCTGTATACAACTAAAGTTTGCCAAAGGTAACTTTCCACTAAAGCAATAGGCAAAGAGAAACAGACTCTTTTTTTATGCTATTTTTACCGCCCCTAACAAGGGGCAAGGGACGAGCATAGGGttgttattttactttattgttGTTGTGCCAGACtattggcgttattcataaacgcattaTACGCTATTAATCGTTTGTGTTAAGCGTCATTTTGACAGTGATAAATGTATTGACTAACCAGATTGGCCTACTCACAAACTAAAGAAAGCCTAGCCTTAAAGCTAATTCAAAGACGTTCATTTTATATGCAATTTAATGCCATTTGAGTCTGTCGTCCCTACCTGACTTGAATTTGCATTTTTCACTTGTGCATCTTTCACACATACAACACCTAAACAAACTCATGTACAGACAAAGCCAAAAGAAACATCGTAAGCAAACGTAAATAACGCTAGTGTGTCACACACAAGTCTCTAATAGAATAGAGTAGATATAAAACATGGCCCTCGCCTCAGTGGACCGTGACGTTTACTTAGGGGAGCCGAACTTGCAAAAAGCAACGATAATAAAGCTGAAGGTTGACGCTGCATTACCATACATTATGGTAATGAATCGGTCAAGTAGAAACATGTGTGGGATGTAATACTGGCGACGACACGTACATATAGTTATTCTGCATTTCAGTGGACGATAACTTGCACATTGATCGGTTTGATTGAAACCTCTCAGAGTTTTGTCACATCAGTGATGGTTCAGAAAGTTTTATGAGTTGGCTgtagtttgtttattaatttttaaccAACTTTAAAATTCAATAGGAAAACTTTTTAATCTCCTCGGTTGTGTTAGTTTTCGAATGTTTGTTCCCTTCGAAATCTGTCATTTCTCAACCGGAttggaaaattatttttttatttgaaattatATACTTACAGATTGGTCCCATTTTTGTCAAAATTCAGTTCTGATGATATAGGTACAAAGAATCGAGGGAATTTCTCACATCTTATTATAGGCATACATATATAGATAGAGGCATACAGTCATATatagatttttatattttcatcaGCAGAGCATCAATTTCCATTTAAAAAGTGActtttgatgaagtggaactgctgacgaCGACCACTCACAGAACGGATCTGCTTCTGGTGAACGAAACACCTCAACAACATTTATTTATAGCGTTTGAAAATTTGTCTTCTTCGTTAAGTTTGTTCCGCAAGTTAAATTTTTGAGCAAATTTTTTGTCATGATCGAGTTCTGATGACGGGTTCCACggggaattgagggaactccttaaATCTTATGAGCATATTTACTAGCGATTAATTTTCAGTTCAAACCAAGAATTTGCATTAACAGTGCTATTTGGTGAAATGGAACTGTTTTCCATCAGCAGTTGAACTACCAACAATGAAACTCTTCAAAGTCTTGGGGCTAATTCTAATTGTTAATATGAGATACACTACTTACTTAAACTGTTTAGTGGAGtacttttttttactaaattgaCTTCTAGATAAATACTTAATAGGGGCCAGTGCAGCAGCTGGTAAGCTGCTGCACTAGCTAGCACTTTTTGAATAGTCCGCGCGGTAGGTAGCATCAGTCGACTGAGCCTTGTTCAGACTGTCTAGTAAAGGAAAACGTGATATGAATATTTACTCGCTTTTGCtttttaactaaaaaaataatccGATGTAAAGCAGATTCTCATGAAAACACGCGTTTTACATGCGAGTGAAAACCGCTTCAGGAACTTAAATAACAATAGTGTTCCAGTAAATGCACTAGCGTCAGCGCTGCCAGGCGCAGACAGCATAAAGGAGACAAACCTACGGCAGGCCAGCTATTACTCgtaaatttattttgtacaaTGGCAGCGATCACAAAGACCAGACTTTACGACGGTGGCCTTTTTGTGAAGTCAGTGAAGCTAAGAATATAGATACGTTAGAGTTGATTTACTTTtatataacataatatattataatataaccatatttaattacacaaacgggtctacgtCGTACACGTACGGgtcgtttgtgtaattaaatatgtgtacaaaatgcgagagtttaaagtgttatattgtaATTATAACCATCATATAGATAGCTCATCCACCTCAGGCTAcgtcaaaataaaatgtacatttTCACATATGTCATCCGCAACTTGCATCGTCAATATTAAAAGGAAATCGGtcattacaataaaaaaacacataaaaataaGCCCTCCTATTCCATCATCACCGCATCGTCTCCGCTGGCTTGGCCATCTCAAAAGGAGGGGTGAAGATCGGGCAGCCAAAAGGGCCTACTTGGGTCGACCAACTGGGCACCGTCCTGTTGGTCGTCCTAAATACTgttgggcagatagagtggaggcagatctccgtgagctcggcgtcggcgaaagctggcgggataccgctctggaccgatcaaagtggcggcgtgctcttgtgttggagtgtcattttgggtcaccgcgccaaccaagtaagtagTAGTAATAATAAGCCATAAACCTATATCCTAATCCGTTAAGTACCTGGCACAAACGTCCCCAAGATATCAGCGGCGTTCCCGCGCTGAATAGCCAACGAAAGAGCccaaggctggaatcgaactaGCGTCCAAACAGTGTGACCAATTCTGCAA carries:
- the LOC134800241 gene encoding ethanolamine kinase-like: MAGGSNSSDSGGASCTGRLEGGNNIVLVRIYGNKTDLIIDRTAELRNIKKLNVLGLAPKIYGIFENGLAYQYYPGVTLNVDTVLDSKVWPLVAKQMAKMHKVQLGPEVTKNPMVWDKIDQFLNLLPEPFTDETKQKRFVDSFGSLTRLRIESERLKSYVTKTESPIVFAHNDLLLGNVIHNQDEGTISFIDYEYAAYNYQAFDIANHFNEFVGLSIDDIDYGKYPSKEFQMSWIAAYLAEFLNVDSPDQRAVEKVYEEVQHLALASHFMWGAWSLVQFELSDIDFDFGRYAKIRFDRYFELKDNIFKQLS